The window AGCTTtcctgtgtttgtatattttctttattttaaagtttatttttttaatgactggATGTTTTTCATGATGCTAACCCCTAATAATATCTATTTTGCAAGAATCTGAAGCaagcagagttatgtaccttgtcAAGTTCAGTATTACAGCATCTGCAGTATATTAACTCTCGATAATCCAGAGTGTATCTTGATTGTAAAAAAGGAACACCAGATACTGGCATGCTGTAAAATTAAAAAGCTGACAGTAGAATTatctggcagaaaaaaaaaacccaccctgCTTCAAAATTGAACCCATTCAACCTGTGCATGCATGGAAAGACATAAAATGATCACTGTCTAACATCTTAAtacattcttcttcttcgcccttttcaagcctagccaggctcatgggcccggtttcctggtttctgtggcgcatgtgtcccccccagctggatgggacgccagtccattgcagcattacccaagaaacaggaagagagagtgagagaaagttgtggtgaaagagtacaacaggggtcgccaccaccccctgtcagagcctcgtggagcttttaggtgtttttgctcaataaacacacacaacgcccggtctgggaatcaaaactgcgatcctccaaccatgagtccactgccataaccactgggccattgtgcctccactcttAATACATTAGAACCCATTATTTGGTAGCTCACccagctagatatagcagccaaaatatccttcgaattatattttactttcttcaaAGAACAAAGGTTCACTGGAAAATGCATTCTCTGGCATATACACAGAAGCAATTGTTATCATTTGGATGAAACAAACAACGTTACTGATAATCCAAACCAGAACGTATCGGAATATTTATTGGTATTTAAATAACTTAATTTTAATGTCAATTGAGCTAAAGGAGAGATAATTGACCTATGGATGTCAACTAATCTTTTGAAGAACAAAATTTCTCAAAGCTCTTTTGAAAACTATCATTAAATCAagtttgacaaaatattttcaaaataataatttcaaattttgacacaaggcccgtaattttaggggagggaggtAGCTGACTGCACCAAcctgtgctcaattggtactcgttttattgactccaaaaggatgagaggcaaagtcaacctctgtgaatttaaactcagaatgtaatgatttgaaagaaatactaagcattttgttagtCACTTtggcaattcttatttctttattgcccacaaggggctaaacagaagggacaaacaaggccagacaaacggattaagccgattacatcgaccccagtgcgtaactggtacttaatttatcgaccccgaaagatgaaaagcaaagttgaccttggcggaatttgaactcagaacgtaacggcagacgaaatacggctacacatttcgccaggcgtgctaacgtttctgccagacgaaatacctatttctttacagcccacaaggagctaaacacagagaggacaaacaaggacagacaaatggattaagtcgattatattgaccccagtgtgtaactggtacttatttaatcgaccccaaaaggatgaaaggcaaagtcgacttcggcggaatttgaactccgaacatagcggcagaagaaataccgcaaagtatttcgcccggcatgctaacgtttctgccagctcatcacttcAGCAATTCTGCTGGCTCAAaaccttcaaaatattttaacaatatcaaAACTAAATTTTACTGTTGTGACCAAGTCAAACTGTTTTGTGTTTTATGAATAGTATTGGGACACATCTCTAGAAAAGATGACAAACCGCTCTTGCTTACTCAATTAACTGAAATCAAAATAGATACCATGCTAATGCTACAAGTAGCAAGAACATAGTGTAACTGAAGAGTTTATTATTAGCTTAAGTATTCAGCTCTAATCCTCCTCCTATACTCATCAGTGACTAAAGTAGAAATGGTTTGactagttttattattttatccaaAAATGGTCAAAAGCAGTATCCAGATGACTTAATATTGAATCAGAACCATCAACTAATGAATAAATAGACtactatataaattcatatataagtCACACCCATTTTATGTTTGGCTTCAGCCTTTCTCCCATACATGTCTCATGTTACTTttcatgaatataatttgcacatttataggtgcaggagtggctgtgtggtaagtagcttgcttaccaatcacgtggttctgggttcagtcccactgcatggcaccttgtgagtggatttggtagatggaaactgaaagaagtccgtcgtatatgtatatataggcgcaggagtggctgtgtggtaagtagcttgcttaccaaccacatggttctgggttcagtcccactgcatggcaccttggtcaagtgtcgactactataacctcgggttgaccaaagccttgtgagtggatttggtagatggaaattgaaagaagcctgtcgtatatatatatatatatatatatacatgtgtgtgtgtgtgtgtgtgtttgtcctcccaacatcgcttgataaccgatgctggtgtttgcattcccgtaacttagcagttcggcaaaagagactgatagaataagtactaagcttacaaagaataagtcctgaggttgatttgctcgactaaaggcggtgttccagcatggccgcagtcaaatgactgaaacaagtaaaatagtatttaGCTGAAATAATCCAAATCATTGCTAATACAGTCTAGCAGCCTCAGAACCAGCTATCATAGCAATGTGTCTTTGTAACCTGCATCTGGAACAAACCAAGTACTTTTAAACTTTCAGTCTTGATTGATCAATAAATTGCACATCCAATTGACCAACAGAaaactgtacatatgtatgtatatcttaccAGCGTCGCCTTGCTGACACTTGTaccggtgacacatgaaaaaacattcaagcgaggttgttgccagtgccgctggactggctcctgtgcaggtggcacgcaaaaaacactatttgagtgtggccattgccagtaccgcctgactggccctcatgccaatggcacgtaaaagcacccacaacactctcagagtggttggcattaggaagagcatccagctgtagaaactctgccagatcagattggagcctggtgcagccatctggtccgccagtcctcagtcaaatcatccaacccatgctagcatggaaagtggacgctaaatgatgatgatgatgatgatcttgacaCGACATGACAGTTGAAAGTAAGTGCCACCATCATTCAAGTAGTGTCATATTTCAAATCTATTGACATGCTTACACATATCTGACCTTGAGaatatattaccttgcttggaaacatgtgagggttggtgagaggaagtacatctggctgtagaaaatctgccttaacaaattctgacccatgcagcatggaaaagtagatgcaaAACAATAATGATTATGAACATTATTAAAAACACATTTACAATGACTTTATGACTCCTCAGAATTATTATTGACAGTCTATTGGTCAATCACTGCTATCATTTCTTTGATGTAATGCGAGCCTATTTCTGTTCATAAATCTTGAGGAACCTGTGTAATATTATACTTGCATCaatgagtagctgtgtggtaagtagcttgcttaccaaccacatggttctgggttcagtcccactacgtggcaccttgagcaagtgtcttctactatagcctcaggccaaccaaagccttgtgagtggatttggtagacagaaactgaaagaagcccgtcgtatatatgtatatatatatgtgtgtgcgtgtatgtttgtccccctaacattgcttgacaaccgatgctggtgcgtttatgtccccgtcacttagcggttcggcaaaagagaccaatagaataagtactggactttataaagaataagtcccggggtcgagttactcgactaaaggcagtgctccagcatggccgcagtcaaaatgactgaaacaagtaaagagtatatgacaAGGAAGTCCATTCAAAAAGAGACACggtagcctggtgtagtcttctacctggttggctcctgtcaaccattctacccatgcatgcatggaagacaggatgataatgatgatgatgatactattctgtcaattgtaatgcttattaattcatattgtttagaattaataattaataataatctcaCCGGctctagtcaaaccgtccaacccatgccagcatagaaagcggatattaaatgatgatgatgacagttatcCTATCCAAAACAGAAATATCTTTCTAAAAAATATTTCTGCTAAAAACctgttaaatataatttaagtctcgataattattcaaataaaaaaagacaaacacatgcatacattaaattatatatatttaaatattatatcttttttatctttaacTGTCTGTATTTCCAGTTTGATTGGGCATTTTAAGATGTAACTAAGCATTTCTTCAGTGTAGCcttgcaaaaaatatattttttgtggtAAGAGATTTTGAGAAATTAATGCTGCAATGACAATTAAATTATGGCGCCTCTTTATGATAACTTCTGACATGAGTAACTGAGGCCATGTACCGTGCATAAATCGACGAATGAAGACATCATCAACTGTGACTTCAGAAGCTCTTCTTCCTTCCTCGTGAAGAGTGgctgaaagagaagaaaacatgATTAAGTCAAGTTCAGTATAAATATCTTTAttggtaaaattaatttaaatgtcatTAGAGGCAAAAGTGACAAAGCAAGTAcatatttaaattattgatactCATTTTCTTACTGGGCAGTTTTGTTCTGAAATCCTTAAGACAATAAGTCTACAAAAGatttgtgggatcttttcggtttgaacggcagttttttctagcggtgtcatatgaaattgtcgtccataattatgaccctagtattgatctaatgcatttcaatctgttttagggttagagggaagggtatctatttttcttcacaaatgcaaataaacccaatctgtttcttaaatgagggacatattcatacggcagagaatgtttttcacctcaatagatgtcattaattggttgaaattgcagaaattgaagaaaaacaaacaacaaatatcttacaaactatagaattttctcaataaagccaagagaaaaagatattttataaacacattctactagtatacgaagtttaaaagtgtttagttacgtggaaatttttaaaaactgctgttcaaaccgaaaagatccgatttagAAAGCAAAGATATCTCTTAGACAATACATAAAAAAGAGAGTTCCAACACACCACATCAGCCAGTAACAGGAGTgaataaaagaagcaaaatttaaaacacacatacatatatacaagtataactGAGAAAGTGTCACTCTTTAAATTGACCTAAGTCTTAGAAACAAGcaatacatttattcattcagaAATAATATAAGCAAACATTATGTGTGTGAGatgacccggcaggacaagtgagaccataacccgtggcctctacatgggatgtagccagtccacttatgcatacctttccttcttgggacacaaaactctacttgtgaagacttgttgaggcaagtgaaaatcaaaatcgaaatcgatcaacatcaatggaatttgtatctgtgATACCAGTGtcagtggtacgtaagagaaccatccgaacatggccgttgccagcgccgcctcgactggcctcgtgccggtggcacataaaaagcacccactacacttacggagtggttggcgttaggaagggcatccagctgtagaaacactgccagatcagactgggcctggtgcagccttctggcttcccagaccccagttgaaccgtccaacccttgctagcatggaaagtggacgctaaacgatgatgatgatgattatcattagcATTTTAACATTggtttctccatgctggcatggcttggctATGTccacagtacagcatgtcattatGATTTTCAAGATCTTATCTTTACCTCCAGAACTCTCCAATGAACCCTCATCATCTCATTACATGACATGTCCATACTAGGGAAACCATCTCATGTATACTTCAGCTaggtgttttcatgtttttttttaccaatccTGTGCTCTGCCCTCTGTACAAATTATGTTGGATATCAAAGCAATCATTTACTCTCTGCAGTTTTTCCAGTCACTTCAATCCATTATCTCTCTTTTTACACAAGCTTCATTACAGTCTGCCTTTAGCATGGAGAGagtaaggagagaaagagagagagaaaaggtttgcTGGTGTGTAGTCCTTGCTTGTCATGTAGTGGTTGACTGAACAAATGATGCAGTCCACAGATGCAGTACCTGGATAAACCATACCTGTTTCTGCTTGAGGACTACTTGTCTGGTATAACAGACATCTTTAAATCACTGAAGAAcaaataatgcaatttttatgGCACAATTTAAAACTGCATTACTTTATCTCATTAACTGATTGCTTCTCAGCAGACTATTTCCACAAGGTTCCTTGTGGCAGaagctgagctggcagaaacgttagcacgctgggcgaaatgcttagcggtatttcgtctgccgctacgttccgagttcaaattccgccaaggtcgactttgcctttcatcctttcgggttcaattaaataagtaccagttacgcactggggtcaatataatcgacttaatcagtgtgtctgtccttgtttgtcctctctgtgcttagccccttgtggggagtaaagaaataggtaataaatgCTTATTGGAGTTTTACTTGTGTTTTGCATCAGACAATTGTTCTAGGACTGGCATCTGTTGCCAAAGCTCAATGAATGCAAAACTGAAAGACGTCTATTCAAAATTCTATCAAAACAATATTTCAGAATGCTCTTTTCAAAGATATCTACTGccaatataatacatatttctttactacccacaaggggctaaacacagagaggacaaacaaggacagacgaacggattaagtcgattatatcgaccccagtatgtaactggtacttatttaatcgaccccgaaaggatgaaaggcaaagtcgaccccagcggaatttgaactcagaacgtagcagcagacgaaatactgctaagcatttcacccggcatgctaacgcttctgccagcttgccgccttataataCAACCagatcgccttactggcacttgtgctggtggtatgtgtaaaaggattcgagcgaggtcattgccagtaaccgcctgactggcccccatgccggtggcacataaaaagcacccactacactctgagagtggttggcattaggaagggcatccagctgtagaaactctgccaaatcaagattggagcctggtgcagccatctggttcgccaaccctcagtcaaaatcgtccaacccatgctagcatggaaagcggatgttaaacgatgatgatgatgatgatttcattaatAATCTGACTACAAATTAGTATAAAACCATTTCATGCCAGTGGAGTCAGTTCTCTCTTGCCGTTCAAAGGTTTCATCTCAGGATCTCAACTCCAACTTACAAAGTACTCCTGAAAACTTAATGGAAAGGCTCTCCCTCATAAGCCAATCTTGTAAAGTGTTGTATACGGTCTAGCTTTCATCACATTTAGTAGAGTTGCTTTAAACTAGCGCTAATGTTCATTTATACCAAGTAACTAAGAAATCAAAAGAACAATCACACAACAGATCTGACAAATTTCCATCAGCTTTCAACCACTTTTCTTCACAGTTACTGAAAATTTTAACTCTGCAACATTGCATTACTTTGAAAGCTGTTAGAAAATAGATActaattttatttcataacaGAGTAGTAAAAACTTGGTGTGCAGCTTAAGAAACTAAGTCAATTATACGACatgtagaaaaatagaaaaataactaAATCACTCACTAGTGTTCCAAGAATTCCAAGACTTTGTTACACCAATTAGGTAAGGAGGTTGAGACTGTTCATATGTTAAAGGCTTGTCTTGACGGAGTGAAATTTTTGGCTGACCAGCACGTACGTTTTTGGTAAGAACAGAAGATTTGCTGAATTGTCTTTGGATGTTATAAGTTAATCCATGATTACTCAAAGTTTGGGAttttaactgaaacaaagaaatttaTTGTAAGTAGAATTCTaaagaatgaaaattattataaaaccTATGCATGCATAAATTGTAATTCTTCAAATTATTCCTATAATGATGGAGTGGTTCCTAATTAAGAAACAGCTCCGTTATTTCAATTTAAACATTGAAACATCAATAATTGTTCATGGTTACATGCTAACCCTTTTCTGAAATTTTGCACATTTTCACCATTTGGCTTATAAATTGAACTTACAGAATAAATGTTCAATGGTTCTAATCTTGGAAAACAAGCTTAAAATTACTGATTTCTAATAATGGTACAAGGGTCACATTTGAAGGAGGCTGAATATAGTAGGTTAAATCAATCACAGTAATCAGCTTCCTCAAACAATTAGTGAAATCAAGTGTAAATGATTacaaatcatcatttaatgtctgttccaGGCTGGCATgatttggatggtttgataggatctgatAGGTTTCAAGACagcattgtgctccagtgtctgctttggcatggtttatatggctggatgcccttcttagggACAATTTTATAGCATGTACTGAGTGCCATTTTTTTCTGACACTAGCACTAGTGCAGTCACTATGCATAGTGCAAGACAAGATGCCCTTCAACTGAATGGCACTACAGAAGGGAGGGAGGTAACTTTATGttatgagaaagagaagaggccaaaacaggtttcttgctgtaggggAGCTACGCAGCTACTCACACTACAGAAGAGAGAGTGGAAGCAATCAGGGTGGAACTGGAAAGCGATGAAAATAGTGATGAGATGTCAAGGTGAACTCTTAAGACATGAGGTGAGTAGAAGTGAGAGGGAACAGAACAGGAAGTGTGGGTGGGGTAGAAATTGCAAGAGTGTATCGGAGAATAAGAGATTGTCAGAAATAGGGAATGGGTGAGAGGTTGAATGTTATGAAGAACAAGTGTTGAGGAATGATGACTAGAGAAGGTAGGGTAAAGGAAAGAATAAGTGTAGAAACTGAGTAGGATTGAGGGGTGACCAATGATACAGAAGTTGAAGTGAAACAGGAGAGAAAAGATGACTGACAGTGCGGCAACGGTGGTGGGGAATGAAGAGCAGTTGAGTAGTAACAAAAATAAGGATACAATGGAcagtaaaaagagagaatgagcaAAAGGGAAAGTGGGAGATGATGAGTGGTTGAGTAGGTTGTTTGGGATAGAGCAAGAGAATGGGGAGACTTATGGTGGATGAGAGTATTAAGAAGGAAAGGTGAATAACAGTGAAATGGTTCCAATAATAAAGAGGGGTAAGTGGTAACAGGAAAATTCTGAAGTATGCAATTCTGTTCACACTTAATTACAGCAGCAGAATCGTGCAGTTTGAGGGATGATGATTGGTAAGAATGTGTTAAAGAAGAAACTCGATGTGATGGGCGGAGGAGTTGTGCATATTTGTACACACAGTGTCTCCAAAATCTCAGCTTCGCTGAGGTGAACAAGTCTCCTAAAGAACAGTATACTTCTAGTCATCCCAGTCCTTTGCCATTTCCATGTGAGATTCAAGGTCCTGCAATCAGTCTTCACCACtttgtcttcctgggtttccctcttctGCAAACACCATCCACAATGAGTGAGCAGCACTTTTTTATGAAGGCTATCTTCATCACAAAagtccataccagcacagtcttcttccTTGTACACTATATCTAATTCCCCTTATGCCTAGTTTTTCtttcaatgcatatatattttgttgttcatGTACACTTActttgcacatccagtggagcatgctatcttcatttttttccccagttATATCATGTCCTCTGCATGCAGTATCATACATTCTGTCCTTCACTCTTTGGGAAAAGACCCTTGTTGTCAATAGTGATGATACCTCAGtgaattttttttccatcctGTTCTTATCCTGGCTGCTATACTTTCAGAGCAATCACCTCCCCCTGCTAATTACAgctcctaggtaacagaagctatcaactacttctagtgagCCATCTGGGCAGTTAAGAGAGACTATTTTTGGTGTGCTCATAGTATGTATCTGTCATTTATGAACCTGACTTTTTCTGTTAGTCTGCCTGTGATTCTACTAcatctcttgtgtgtccatagtttacattaGGCATAGTGTATGGAGTATATAGCTACTCCTTTTCTGTATGCATAGCAGGACCATTTCCCTGAAGATACCAGAGTCCTATATTCTTTCCTacataaccatatgtgcgtaacatggtgatctcatatcaagataaactgcgcaTTACCTTGCAGAATTTTCATCGGGTTGAGTAGTCcaacccactcaaaaggtccctgaataagggttatttaaggatgctgaatgaaacacccatgtttccaaaggtgaattatccaaaccccaaagaatttctctcagaacatagttatgatgctccccaacaacttctgctcatgatcagagacgtacatatcatcagccactaagggacatgctcaacttgttaaggttaaaaactgacaagcaaatctgtgatattgagcagaatacttgttgtagccaatcttttataccaagacaaaacaatgtacatgataacacttccaatcagttaagatcagaagccatgagagccactgcctggtctCACTTAGGAAATAAAGCTTTGATAATTTGATATCATCTAGACATGATGTTAGCAAGTGTCTGTGCCTAGCCCCAAGTAAGATGCATTTCTCTGAGCTTACTCTGAACTGTTCTATCACAGTTTTTCTGTAGTCGTCCAGATGTTCACTTCCAGGTAATGTCCATCTTAACATTACCATTGATATCTTCTCTCAGGCCATTCAGTGTGTGTAACCTAGCCATCTGTGCCACTGGAATTTATTCCAAATACCATACTACTGCAACCAATTTTGCAGTACAGCTCCTCCTTTAACACTTTGCTGTGCCCAAAGATGCAACATATTTTCATCAGGCACCTACTGCAGAAAGAACTAATTTTTTTCATGTCTTCCTTTACACTCTCTAGCATTCTGACTCCTAAATTAGAACAGACTCACTGTTTTTATAGGTTCAATCTTAGTCCAAAGCCCATGAGCTTTGTTAAACCTTGCTTGGATGTCTCTTTTTGTTGTTAACTACTGATAAGGCTTCCTAGATATGTCAAGTTCTCCATATAGACTAGTGGTTCAGTACTGGCAGTGATAGGTACAGGGTTCCTGGATTTTTGAGGTACACATGTTAGAACTTGTCTGCCTTGCATAATTGCTCAGCCTTCGGTAGGTGATCTTTCTTTAAGGAGAGGGCTACCAAATCATCCACATTGTCAAGACTTTGCAAATGGAGAAGTGTCAACTGGATGCCTTAGCCTTATCTGATATGGTTTTTACACATGATCCAGTTGATGATAGAAACATCTTTGTCACACACTGGATTCCACTGAAAAATCATTTAGAGAGTACTATGTTGTCATTGACCATACTGCATTCAAAATAGTTATAGAAGAGATTTATCAGGATAATGATCTTCTCAAGGACTTCAAATGAATCTTTTAAAAGTAAATGACTACATTTGGTT of the Octopus sinensis linkage group LG1, ASM634580v1, whole genome shotgun sequence genome contains:
- the LOC115210403 gene encoding 28S ribosomal protein S24, mitochondrial, with protein sequence MRFSQYCQRSANVIEAEIMSSYLCSSFMRTLKSQTLSNHGLTYNIQRQFSKSSVLTKNVRAGQPKISLRQDKPLTYEQSQPPYLIGVTKSWNSWNTTTLHEEGRRASEVTVDDVFIRRFMHGTWPQLLMSEVIIKRRHNLIVIAALISQNLLPQKIYFLQGYTEEMLSYILKCPIKLEIQTVKDKKDIIFKYI